One Thauera sp. K11 DNA window includes the following coding sequences:
- a CDS encoding ATP-binding protein, with product MNHPERLPAQSAGPARPAASADDAKGRHADRPGLPPLFEIVLALLAPAANDEAREPGGEAGWLAAVGETVDRFATGVAAAAHGRADAVRVALAAWQRQPPACDIRLHALAGRDRLSLPETAAIALACAGEMMPMAARALIWLQHPVGEARPTVGLLATLCERVGEPDALARLAEGPACAHGVLQLLPEDRPLCERSVRVPPSLVLALGGHEGRTDGVDAAQDGLPALSASVVDAARHHAEGLQRGGARVLAVRSGLAAEARAAAAQVAAALGGRAAFVEGDVPRGLGTWLWLRGRVPVLCPRLGPGERYRLPGIPGHDGAVLVATGLDGSIEAPGAVAQWRVPVPAAAERALLWRAALGDGVAVDALAGTHRHSAGRIAELGQAARSAAARAGETLRADHVGQAARAGVGADLGALAELLADDIPDDALVLTAQLRDALEALLARCRVRDALAEGLGIAARARYRPGVRGLLVGPSGTGKTLAAGWIATRLGLPLYRVDLASVTSKYIGETEKNLAELFARAEHAEVVLLFDEADSLFGKRTDVKDANDRFANQQTNYLLQRIESYEGITLLTSNSRARFDSAFTRRLDAIIEFPAPGPEERRALWLAHLGGAHRLDAVVLNRFAASCDLAGGHIRNAVLAAAAIARQRGEPMAEADLVAALAAEYRKLGKPLPAGLERPG from the coding sequence ATGAACCATCCCGAACGCCTGCCTGCGCAGTCCGCTGGGCCGGCACGGCCGGCCGCCTCCGCCGACGACGCCAAAGGGCGGCATGCGGACCGGCCCGGCCTTCCGCCGCTGTTCGAGATCGTGCTCGCGCTGCTCGCCCCGGCCGCGAACGACGAGGCGCGGGAGCCGGGCGGCGAGGCCGGCTGGCTGGCGGCAGTGGGCGAGACGGTGGACCGCTTCGCCACGGGCGTGGCCGCGGCGGCTCATGGGCGCGCCGATGCCGTGCGCGTCGCGCTGGCGGCGTGGCAGAGGCAGCCGCCCGCCTGCGACATCCGGCTGCATGCGCTTGCCGGCCGCGACCGCCTGAGCCTGCCCGAGACGGCCGCCATCGCCCTGGCCTGCGCCGGCGAGATGATGCCGATGGCAGCGCGCGCGCTGATCTGGCTGCAGCATCCGGTGGGCGAGGCGCGGCCCACCGTCGGGCTGCTGGCGACGCTGTGTGAGCGCGTCGGCGAGCCCGATGCGCTCGCGCGGCTGGCCGAGGGGCCGGCATGCGCCCACGGCGTGCTGCAACTGCTGCCGGAAGACCGTCCGCTGTGCGAACGCAGCGTGCGTGTGCCTCCGTCGCTGGTGCTGGCGCTGGGCGGGCACGAGGGCCGGACGGACGGCGTGGATGCGGCGCAGGACGGACTGCCGGCGCTGTCGGCGTCGGTCGTCGATGCGGCGCGCCACCATGCCGAAGGCTTGCAGCGGGGCGGGGCGCGCGTGCTGGCGGTGCGCAGCGGCCTCGCGGCGGAGGCGCGCGCCGCCGCCGCGCAGGTGGCCGCGGCGCTGGGCGGCCGCGCGGCGTTCGTCGAAGGCGACGTCCCGCGCGGACTGGGCACGTGGCTGTGGCTGCGCGGCCGCGTTCCGGTGCTGTGCCCGCGCCTCGGGCCGGGCGAGCGCTATCGCCTGCCGGGCATTCCTGGCCACGACGGCGCGGTGCTCGTCGCCACCGGCCTGGACGGCAGCATCGAAGCGCCGGGCGCGGTGGCGCAGTGGCGCGTGCCCGTGCCCGCAGCGGCGGAGCGTGCGCTGCTGTGGCGCGCGGCGCTCGGCGACGGCGTGGCGGTCGATGCCCTCGCGGGCACGCATCGCCATTCCGCCGGCCGCATCGCCGAACTGGGCCAGGCGGCGCGTTCGGCCGCCGCGCGCGCCGGGGAGACGCTGCGGGCGGACCACGTGGGGCAGGCCGCACGCGCCGGCGTGGGGGCGGACCTCGGCGCGCTGGCCGAACTGCTGGCGGACGACATCCCCGACGATGCGCTGGTGCTGACGGCGCAACTGCGCGACGCACTCGAAGCGCTGCTCGCCCGCTGCCGGGTGCGCGACGCGCTCGCCGAAGGGCTCGGCATCGCCGCCCGCGCACGCTACCGGCCCGGCGTACGCGGGCTGCTGGTGGGCCCGTCGGGCACCGGCAAGACGCTGGCGGCGGGCTGGATCGCCACCCGGCTCGGCCTGCCGCTGTACAGGGTGGATCTGGCCTCCGTCACCAGCAAGTACATCGGCGAGACCGAAAAGAACCTCGCCGAACTGTTCGCCAGGGCCGAGCATGCGGAAGTCGTGCTGCTGTTCGACGAGGCCGACTCGCTGTTCGGCAAGCGCACCGACGTCAAGGACGCCAACGACCGCTTCGCCAACCAGCAGACGAACTACCTGCTGCAGCGCATCGAGTCCTACGAGGGCATCACGCTGCTGACCAGCAACAGCCGCGCCCGCTTCGATTCCGCCTTCACCCGGCGGCTCGACGCCATCATCGAGTTCCCCGCGCCCGGCCCGGAAGAGCGCCGCGCGCTGTGGCTGGCGCATCTGGGCGGCGCCCACCGGCTCGACGCGGTGGTGCTCAACCGCTTCGCCGCCAGTTGCGATCTGGCCGGCGGGCACATCCGCAACGCGGTGCTGGCGGCCGCGGCGATCGCGCGCCAGCGCGGCGAACCGATGGCCGAAGCCGACCTGGTCGCGGCGCTGGCGGCTGAATACCGCAAG